The following are encoded in a window of Phaseolus vulgaris cultivar G19833 chromosome 3, P. vulgaris v2.0, whole genome shotgun sequence genomic DNA:
- the LOC137807058 gene encoding probable inactive DNA (cytosine-5)-methyltransferase DRM3, giving the protein MAGNSNTREGKTVMVPKAEDLDYELPPYTTFSGDVGEDNGASSSGGELRAFFIGMGFLPCLVDKVIEENGEENSETLLEALLRCSAHKSNCDSCDSFGGFHNATSGTSAPNIYPYGHSKEALRKSNSLSSDSLDSLFDDKDPPEISNVNLAKEELDELNRDIDDKRGSLLMMNFCMEEVEFAIRKLGHGASIPELVDFIFALQIAKKLKKEPEDITYERDEVSNEKLFGIMAKTLQLFEMGFSENEVSSAIDKLGSEAPISELANFIFAEQNGIDYVMEYKFPTTPAYSVGIKDEPDMDLCGTEEVKAENFSHEPPQSSHINVEEIYNDTGVKEEEKGIDEFPSNVSDQYLNFVENDRGKRPKYEHDDSISCLDPCLVEERVDSIVAELSKRPKPNPSRGLSSVAAKPPFFLFGNVSNISYDSWGKMSQFLYGIEPEFVNSQSFSALDRIEGYVHNLPVENRFHILPKPPMTIEEAMPRTKKWWPPWDSRKQLSSIYCETSGVAQTCDRLGNILADAGGVLTSELQKDIIRYCRGLNLVWIGNFKLGPVEPEQLELILGYPLNHTRAAEDNLAERLKSLKYCFQTDTLGYHLSVLKPIFPCGLTMLSLFSGIGGAEIALHRLDIKIKAVVSVETSAQKRKILERWWRQSGQTGSLVQIEDIQKLTSKKLEGLITKFGGFDLVIYQNPCSYSTSRLQAGVGLSALDFSVFCECVRVLQRIRGLCQRK; this is encoded by the exons ATGGCGGGGAATTCAAATACAAGAGAAGGAAAAACCGTTATGGTTCCAAAAGCTGAGGATTTGGATTATGAGTTGCCACCTTATACTACATTTTCAGGGGATGTTGGG GAGGACAATGGTGCTAGCTCGTCTGGAGGCGAACTGCGAGCATTCTTTATTGGAATGGGATTCCTACCATGCCTTGTTGATAAAGTGATTGAGGAGAATG GTGAAGAAAATTCTGAAACTTTATTAGAGGCCCTCTTAAGATGTTCT GCTCATAAATCCAATTGTGACTCTTGTGATTCTTTTGGTGGTTTTCACAATGCAACCAGTGGTACAAGTGCCCCAAATATCTATCCTTATGGTCACTCGAAAGAG GCTCTTCGAAAATCAAATTCACTGTCTTCTGATTCTCTGGATAGCTTATTTGATGATAAGGATCCTCCAGAGATTTCCAATGTCAACCTAGCAAAAGAG GAGCTTGATGAACTTAACAGAGACATTGATGATAAAAGAGGTTCCTTATTGATGATGAACTTCTGTATGGAGGAAGTTGAATTTGCAATCCGCAAGCTTG GTCATGGAGCATCAATTCCTGAGCTGGTGGACTTCATCTTTGCTTTGCAGATTgctaaaaaattgaaaaaggaaCCAGAAGATATCACCTATGAGAGAGATGAG GTCAGCAATGAAAAACTCTTTGGAATTATGGCAAAAACACTTCAATTGTTTGAAATGGGCTTCTCTGAGAATGAAGTATCATCGGCAATTGATAAATTAG GTTCCGAGGCACCGATTTCAGAGCTTGCAAACTTTATTTTTGCTGAACAAAATGGTATCGATTATGTGATGGAATATAAG TTTCCCACTACTCCTGCTTATTCTGTGGGGATCAAAGATGAACCAGATATGGATTTATGTGGTACAGAAGAAGTGAAAGCTGAGAACTTTAGCCACGAACCTCCACAATCAAGCCACATCAATGTGGAGGAAATTTACAATGATACTGGGGTGAAGGAGGAAGAAAAAGGAATTGATGAATTTCCCAGCAATGTTTCTGACcaatatttgaattttgtgGAGAATGATAGAGGTAAAAGGCCCAAGTATGAACATGATGATTCAATTTCTTGTCTTGATCCTTGTTTGGTGGAAGAGAGGGTTGACAGCATTGTTGCTGAACTGTCAAAACGTCCCAAACCAAATCCATCCAGGGGTCTTAGTAGCGTGGCAGCAAAGCCACCATTTTTCTTATTTGGGAATGTTTCAAATATATCCTACGACTCATGGGGAAAGATGTCTCAGTTTTTATATGGTATTGAACCTGAATTTGTGAATTCTCAGTCCTTTTCTGCTTTAGACAGAATAGAAGGTTATGTACACAATCTCCCAGTTGAAAACAGGTTCCACATCCTTCCAAAGCCACCTATGACTATCGAAGAAGCAATGCCACGGACAAAGAAATGGTGGCCACCTTGGGATTCAAGGAAGCAGTTGAGCAGCATCTATTGTGAAACCAGTGGAGTAGCTCAAACTTGTGATAGACTAGGAAATATTCTAGCCGATGCGGGTGGGGTGCTCACATCTGAACTGCAGAAAGACATTATTCGTTATTGTCGTGGGTTGAATCTTGTGTGGATTGGAAACTTCAAACTGGGTCCTGTAGAGCCTGAACAGTTGGAGCTCATTTTAGGCTACCCTTTGAATCACACTCGTGCTGCAGAGGACAATTTGGCCGAAAGGCTTAAATCACTGAAATACTGCTTCCAGACAGACACATTGGGGTATCATCTTTCTGTGTTAAAGCCCATCTTCCCTTGTGGACTGACAATGTTGTCACTTTTTAGTGGTATTGGTGGGGCAGAAATTGCCCTACACCGGcttgatattaaaataaaagctGTTGTCTCAGTTGAGACTTCTGCACAGAAAAGGAAGATTCTTGAGAGGTGGTGGCGTCAATCTGGGCAAACTGGGTCTTTGGTTCAGATTGAAGATATTCAAAAGCTGACAAGTAAAAAACTTGAAGGTCTAATCACTAAATTTGGTGGTTTTGACCTGGTCATTTATCAGAACCCTTGCTCTTACTCTACTTCCAGGCTTCAAGCAGGTGTAGGTCTCTCAGCTCTTGATTTTTCAGTTTTTTGTGAATGTGTTCGTGTCCTGCAACGTATAAGAGGTCTGTGTCAAAGGAAGTGA